Proteins from a single region of Chlamydia sp.:
- the pepF gene encoding oligoendopeptidase F: MTTPSPVSQTALPSREDISPTDRWDTASLYESREAWKEDLKKVGAAEAPFWPHLNEKNFHIEDPGSLHKLLTTVFAIERNLDKLYVYAHLIHDENIANQESAADLKSITYLLTSFSEEISWIQPALTALPEENSKKLLDSPVLQEYHFYLKKIFRLASHTGSSREEKILASAFPALEVSYKTFSSLTDSEIPFGEAIDSEGKSHPLSHALASLYMQSNDRALRQSTYQKQCERYHSYRLSLANLLNGKIQAHLFKAKAHNYHSCLEAALFQNDISTSVVTTLISTVKQHTHLITKYFQLKQKALSLPDFHFYDVYAPLVVSEASRAYSYEEGVSLIYDSLTPLGDEYVEVLRKGLLSDRWVDKYESANKRSGAYSSGCYDSKPFILLNYTGTLYDVSVIAHEVGHSMHSFLSHKHQSYHEAQYPIFLAEIASTLNETLLMESLLKKAPSKEEKIAILSRSLDTIFATLFRQTLFAAFELEIHSAAEQGIPLTEEFFSSCYNKLQQTFYGDCVTFDELSSIEWARIPHFYYNFYVYQYATGIVASLCFSEKILSKEPGAQEAYLTFLQSGGSDFPIEILKKSGLDMTSQAPMLKAFSYIERKLEELANLL, encoded by the coding sequence ATGACAACCCCTTCCCCGGTTTCACAAACAGCACTGCCTTCTAGAGAAGATATTTCCCCAACAGATCGTTGGGATACTGCAAGTTTGTATGAGAGTCGTGAAGCCTGGAAAGAAGATTTAAAAAAAGTGGGAGCGGCAGAAGCTCCGTTCTGGCCTCATCTTAACGAGAAAAATTTTCATATAGAAGATCCAGGCTCTCTTCATAAGCTATTAACAACAGTTTTTGCTATTGAGAGAAATTTGGACAAGCTATACGTTTACGCTCATCTCATTCATGATGAAAATATAGCTAATCAAGAATCTGCCGCGGATCTTAAATCCATTACTTATTTGCTCACCTCTTTTTCAGAAGAGATCTCTTGGATTCAACCTGCTCTCACAGCCCTTCCAGAAGAAAATTCTAAAAAACTTCTTGATTCTCCCGTTCTTCAAGAATACCACTTCTATCTAAAAAAAATATTTCGTCTAGCTTCACACACAGGGTCTTCTCGAGAAGAAAAAATTCTAGCTTCCGCCTTCCCTGCTTTGGAAGTATCCTATAAGACATTTTCTAGCTTGACAGATTCAGAAATTCCTTTTGGCGAAGCTATCGATTCAGAAGGGAAATCTCATCCTCTATCTCATGCTCTAGCCTCTCTCTACATGCAATCTAATGATCGAGCATTACGACAAAGCACTTATCAAAAGCAGTGTGAACGTTATCACAGCTACCGTTTATCCCTTGCTAACTTACTTAATGGAAAAATCCAAGCACACCTTTTTAAGGCTAAAGCTCACAATTATCACTCGTGTTTGGAAGCAGCTTTGTTTCAAAATGATATTAGTACTAGTGTGGTTACAACGCTCATTAGCACTGTAAAACAACATACTCATTTGATTACAAAATATTTTCAACTAAAACAAAAAGCTCTTTCTTTACCAGATTTTCACTTCTACGATGTCTATGCTCCATTAGTTGTTAGCGAAGCCTCTCGAGCATATTCCTATGAGGAAGGCGTGTCCTTGATCTATGACAGCTTAACTCCTTTAGGAGACGAGTATGTAGAAGTTCTGCGCAAGGGTCTCTTATCCGATAGATGGGTTGATAAGTATGAAAGTGCTAATAAGCGTTCTGGTGCGTACTCGTCTGGATGTTATGACAGCAAGCCCTTTATCCTTTTAAACTATACGGGAACGCTTTATGACGTTTCGGTGATTGCACACGAAGTAGGACATAGCATGCACTCGTTCTTGAGTCACAAACACCAGTCTTACCATGAAGCGCAATATCCTATTTTTTTGGCTGAAATTGCCTCAACTTTGAACGAGACATTACTAATGGAGTCTCTGTTAAAAAAAGCTCCTTCTAAAGAAGAGAAAATCGCAATCCTTTCTCGATCTTTAGACACGATTTTTGCAACTTTATTCCGCCAGACGTTATTTGCAGCTTTTGAATTAGAAATTCATTCTGCAGCGGAGCAAGGGATCCCTTTAACGGAAGAATTCTTCTCCTCATGCTATAACAAGCTTCAACAAACTTTTTATGGAGATTGTGTAACATTTGATGAACTCAGCTCCATAGAATGGGCTCGCATTCCACATTTTTACTATAACTTCTATGTTTATCAGTATGCAACGGGGATTGTCGCTTCCTTATGCTTTTCTGAAAAAATTCTTTCCAAAGAACCCGGGGCTCAAGAAGCATATCTTACATTTTTGCAAAGTGGGGGATCAGATTTCCCTATTGAAATTTTGAAAAAATCCGGGCTAGATATGACCTCTCAAGCTCCTATGCTCAAAGCTTTTTCTTACATCGAGCGGAAATTAGAAGAACTCGCGAATCTTTTATAA
- a CDS encoding AAA family ATPase, which yields MEKFSDAVSEALEKAFELARDSKHSYVTENHLLKNLLQNPSSLFCLVIKDMHGNLNLLMSAVDDALHREPTVVEGSITPKISPGLQRLLLNAHEEARSMGDKYLSGDHLLLAFWRSTKEPFASWRKTVKTSPEALKELIIKLRQGSRMDSPSAEENLKGLEKYCKNLTALAKEGKLDPVIGRDEEIRRTIQVLSRRTKNNPMLIGEPGVGKTAIAEGLALRIVQGDIPESLKDKQLYVLDMGALIAGAKYRGEFEERLKSVLKGVEASEGACILFIDEVHTLVGAGATDGAMDAANLLKPALARGTLHCVGATTLNEYQKYIEKDAALERRFQPIFVTEPSLEDAVFILRGLREKYEIFHGVRITEGALNAAVVLSYRYITDRFLPDKAIDLIDEAASLIRMQIGSLPLPIDEKERELSALIVKQEAIKREQAPAYKEEAEEMQKAIDRVKEELAALRLRWDEEKGLISGLKEKKNSLENLKFAEEEAERTADYNRVAELRYSLIPSLEKEIRLAEEALNQRDERLLQEEVDERLIAQVVANWTGIPVQKMLEGESEKLLVLEESLEERVVGQPFAVAAVSDSIRAARVGLSDPQRPLGVFLFLGPTGVGKTELAKALAELLFNKEEAMIRFDMTEYMEKHSVSKLIGSPPGYVGYEEGGSLSEALRRRPYSVVLFDEIEKADKEVFNILLQIFDDGILTDSKKRKVNCKNALFIMTSNIGSQELANYCAKKGSLVDKETVLSVVAPALKNYFSPEFINRIDEILPFVPLTTEDIVKIVGIQMKRVALRLLERKISLTWDDSVVLFLSEQGYDSAFGARPLKRLIQQKIVTMLSKALLKGDIKSGMSVELTMAKDIVVFKVKTNTAV from the coding sequence ATGGAGAAGTTTTCTGATGCGGTAAGCGAGGCTTTAGAAAAGGCTTTTGAATTGGCTCGAGATTCTAAGCATTCGTATGTGACAGAAAATCATTTATTGAAAAATCTTCTTCAAAATCCCAGCTCCTTGTTTTGTTTAGTTATCAAGGATATGCATGGCAATCTTAACTTGTTGATGTCCGCTGTAGACGATGCTTTGCATAGAGAGCCGACCGTAGTTGAAGGAAGTATTACACCAAAAATCTCTCCAGGTTTACAACGGCTATTGCTGAATGCTCATGAAGAAGCACGCAGTATGGGGGATAAATATCTTTCAGGAGACCACTTATTATTAGCTTTTTGGCGTTCAACTAAGGAGCCTTTTGCTTCTTGGAGAAAGACCGTAAAGACGTCTCCCGAGGCTTTGAAAGAGTTGATTATTAAATTGAGACAAGGAAGTCGTATGGACTCACCGAGCGCTGAGGAGAATCTTAAAGGATTAGAAAAATACTGTAAAAATTTAACTGCTCTTGCAAAAGAAGGGAAGCTTGACCCTGTAATTGGTCGTGATGAAGAGATTAGACGTACAATTCAGGTGCTTTCTAGACGAACAAAGAACAATCCTATGTTGATAGGAGAACCGGGGGTTGGGAAGACTGCAATTGCCGAAGGCTTGGCGCTTCGGATCGTACAGGGAGATATTCCGGAAAGCTTAAAAGATAAGCAGCTTTATGTATTAGATATGGGGGCTCTGATTGCTGGGGCCAAATATCGAGGAGAATTTGAAGAGCGTTTAAAAAGTGTTTTAAAAGGGGTGGAAGCCTCTGAAGGAGCATGTATTTTATTTATCGACGAGGTGCATACTTTAGTTGGAGCTGGAGCTACAGATGGGGCAATGGATGCAGCAAATTTGTTGAAGCCAGCTTTAGCGAGGGGGACTTTGCATTGTGTTGGTGCAACGACTCTGAATGAATACCAAAAATATATTGAGAAAGATGCTGCTTTAGAAAGACGTTTTCAGCCTATTTTTGTCACCGAGCCCTCCTTAGAAGATGCTGTTTTTATCCTTAGGGGCTTAAGAGAAAAATATGAAATTTTTCACGGGGTACGTATCACTGAAGGGGCATTGAATGCTGCCGTAGTTCTTTCCTATCGCTATATAACAGATCGTTTTCTTCCTGATAAGGCTATCGATTTAATTGACGAAGCAGCAAGTTTGATTCGCATGCAGATAGGAAGTCTTCCTTTGCCCATAGATGAGAAAGAAAGAGAGCTGTCTGCATTGATTGTCAAGCAGGAGGCTATCAAGCGTGAGCAGGCTCCTGCTTATAAAGAAGAAGCTGAAGAGATGCAGAAAGCTATAGATCGAGTTAAAGAAGAACTGGCTGCTTTGCGGTTGCGCTGGGATGAAGAGAAAGGATTAATTTCTGGGCTGAAAGAAAAGAAAAATTCGTTAGAGAATCTGAAGTTTGCAGAAGAAGAAGCTGAACGGACAGCGGATTATAATCGAGTAGCAGAGCTTCGATATAGTTTGATTCCTTCACTTGAAAAAGAAATTCGTTTAGCTGAAGAGGCTTTAAATCAAAGAGATGAGCGCCTTTTGCAAGAAGAAGTTGATGAGCGGTTGATTGCTCAGGTTGTTGCAAATTGGACGGGGATTCCTGTTCAGAAAATGTTGGAAGGAGAATCGGAAAAGTTACTGGTCTTAGAGGAATCTTTGGAAGAGCGGGTGGTTGGGCAGCCTTTTGCTGTTGCAGCGGTTAGTGATTCAATTCGAGCTGCGCGAGTTGGCTTGAGTGATCCTCAGCGTCCATTAGGGGTGTTTCTTTTTCTTGGTCCAACAGGAGTTGGAAAAACAGAACTTGCAAAGGCTTTAGCAGAACTTTTGTTTAACAAAGAAGAGGCTATGATTCGGTTTGATATGACCGAATACATGGAAAAACACTCTGTTTCGAAGTTAATAGGATCACCTCCGGGGTATGTGGGATACGAGGAAGGTGGGAGTCTCTCAGAAGCTCTTAGGAGAAGACCTTATTCTGTAGTACTTTTTGATGAGATAGAAAAAGCTGATAAAGAGGTCTTCAATATTTTATTGCAAATTTTTGACGACGGGATCCTCACGGATAGTAAGAAGCGTAAAGTGAATTGTAAAAATGCGCTTTTTATTATGACATCTAATATCGGTTCGCAGGAGCTAGCCAATTATTGTGCAAAAAAAGGAAGTCTTGTAGACAAAGAGACCGTATTATCTGTTGTTGCTCCTGCGCTAAAAAATTACTTCAGTCCAGAATTTATCAACCGAATTGATGAGATCCTTCCGTTTGTGCCTTTGACTACCGAGGATATTGTGAAGATTGTAGGTATTCAAATGAAGCGGGTCGCTTTACGTTTATTAGAAAGAAAAATTTCTTTAACGTGGGATGATTCTGTGGTTCTTTTCCTTAGCGAGCAAGGTTACGACAGTGCTTTCGGAGCACGGCCCTTAAAGCGTTTGATACAGCAAAAAATCGTGACTATGCTTTCTAAAGCTCTTTTGAAAGGCGACATTAAATCAGGGATGTCTGTAGAGTTAACTATGGCTAAAGATATTGTTGTTTTTAAAGTTAAGACGAATACCGCTGTATAG
- a CDS encoding transglutaminase family protein produces MCVPTRGLQGASVSLESSRHFWNIDPYCLESICACFVVNQDASSVERLLFLFPQLSQEDVPIFAKCILASRDTDYLFSDVEEAIFSKLVLPKVSLSSKLTEDLVQALVLMDPSVGVQKARYYSLYLDVLALRAYVERERLVNAACKDITRVDLATIEAINTILFQEEGLRYPAKKEMFESRFSELAAVADSKFGVCLGSAVLYQAVAQRLDLSLEAVTPPGHIYLRYKEIVNIETTSGGRHIPTERYCEYIKSSLLRVRSQSELIGLTFMNRGAFFLQKGEFLKASQAYEKAKEYLSDEQILDLLGITYILSGRKREGESLLKKSTDRDCKGSVVHDYLQGYISSEALGVLFIDSGTTYQETLAYRKKLLTIAEKFPKSCSLRLKLAATALELGLVKEGVSLLEQSVNDAPEDLSLRLQFCKILCDRCDYVRAKQHFDKAEEILSKEGLLFEESSYTFLKVLRKKMALVAPNSP; encoded by the coding sequence ATTTGCGTGCCAACAAGGGGGCTTCAGGGGGCTTCTGTCTCTTTGGAAAGCTCGAGACATTTCTGGAATATAGATCCTTATTGTTTAGAGTCTATTTGTGCTTGCTTTGTCGTTAATCAGGATGCATCGAGTGTTGAGCGGTTATTGTTTTTATTCCCTCAGCTTTCTCAAGAAGATGTGCCGATCTTTGCTAAATGCATTTTAGCGTCAAGAGATACTGACTACTTGTTTTCTGATGTCGAAGAGGCCATTTTTTCGAAACTCGTTTTGCCGAAAGTTTCCCTGTCTTCTAAGCTGACGGAGGACTTAGTGCAAGCATTAGTATTAATGGATCCTTCTGTAGGAGTGCAAAAAGCTCGATATTATTCTCTATATTTAGATGTGCTTGCTTTGCGCGCGTATGTTGAAAGAGAGCGTTTGGTGAATGCAGCTTGCAAAGATATAACGCGAGTGGATCTGGCAACTATAGAAGCAATTAATACCATTCTTTTTCAAGAAGAAGGTTTGCGTTATCCTGCAAAAAAAGAGATGTTTGAAAGTCGGTTTTCAGAGTTAGCAGCAGTTGCCGACAGTAAATTTGGTGTATGTTTAGGGAGTGCCGTACTTTATCAGGCTGTTGCTCAGCGACTTGATCTTTCTCTAGAAGCAGTGACTCCTCCTGGACACATTTACTTGCGTTACAAGGAGATTGTGAATATTGAAACAACTTCTGGTGGCAGACATATCCCCACAGAAAGATATTGTGAATATATAAAAAGCTCTTTGTTACGAGTGCGTTCTCAATCAGAATTAATAGGCCTAACTTTTATGAATAGAGGGGCTTTCTTTTTACAAAAAGGGGAGTTCTTGAAGGCATCTCAAGCTTATGAGAAAGCTAAAGAATATCTGTCGGATGAGCAAATCCTGGATTTGTTAGGTATCACATATATTCTTTCTGGAAGAAAAAGAGAAGGGGAGTCTCTTTTAAAAAAATCTACAGATAGGGATTGTAAAGGCTCTGTCGTACATGACTATCTTCAAGGTTATATTTCATCTGAGGCTTTGGGAGTGTTGTTTATAGATTCTGGAACAACGTATCAGGAAACGTTAGCCTATCGAAAAAAACTTCTTACGATTGCAGAAAAATTCCCCAAAAGTTGTTCTTTGCGTTTAAAGCTTGCGGCAACAGCGTTGGAGCTGGGGTTGGTGAAGGAAGGAGTGAGTCTTTTAGAACAGAGCGTGAATGATGCTCCTGAGGATCTTTCCTTGCGGCTACAGTTTTGTAAAATTCTTTGCGATAGATGCGATTATGTTCGAGCTAAGCAGCATTTCGATAAAGCCGAGGAAATTTTATCCAAAGAGGGCCTACTTTTTGAAGAGTCCTCCTATACTTTCTTAAAGGTTTTAAGAAAAAAGATGGCTCTTGTTGCTCCAAATTCACCCTAA
- the incD gene encoding inclusion membrane protein IncD, whose product MSIKASGEFMGKICGTKYRLNLERIDLLEKSLNPKNVSPTAQKLTAVALTVLLSIVLLVVAGLLFAGVICSPAPFVLSALFFGAGAFFLGGALVGGILTVEAATRDQMYRSQILSWNNFCCKTIRPH is encoded by the coding sequence ATGAGCATAAAAGCTTCGGGGGAATTTATGGGGAAAATTTGCGGCACAAAATATCGGCTCAACTTGGAAAGAATAGATCTTCTAGAAAAAAGCTTAAATCCGAAGAATGTATCACCGACAGCACAGAAGTTGACTGCGGTTGCTTTGACTGTCTTGCTATCCATAGTCCTTTTAGTAGTTGCCGGATTGTTATTTGCCGGGGTGATTTGTTCCCCAGCCCCATTTGTACTTTCAGCCCTTTTCTTTGGAGCAGGGGCGTTTTTCTTGGGAGGAGCCTTAGTTGGTGGGATTCTGACTGTAGAAGCTGCAACAAGAGATCAGATGTATCGATCGCAGATTTTATCTTGGAATAACTTCTGCTGTAAAACAATCAGACCTCATTGA
- the incE gene encoding inclusion membrane protein IncE, with protein MDCIKQLCRDNLCLDKITVPVRSLMTNGSTRDKVQAASGVFGVIVSMACLVLGIMALIAGCCVAGWFSFSAGIVALLLGIVVFCISTLEVLERHGLGCPLKPSLPKIEPSVLFVKGKDGLEDSVLTIG; from the coding sequence ATGGATTGTATCAAACAGTTATGTAGAGACAATTTGTGTTTGGATAAGATAACGGTTCCCGTTCGGTCTTTAATGACCAATGGGAGCACTCGAGATAAAGTTCAGGCTGCGTCTGGAGTGTTTGGTGTGATTGTTTCAATGGCTTGTCTTGTTTTAGGGATTATGGCGTTAATAGCTGGTTGTTGTGTAGCTGGTTGGTTTTCCTTTTCCGCTGGGATAGTAGCTCTTCTTTTAGGGATTGTGGTGTTCTGTATATCAACTCTAGAGGTTCTAGAGCGCCATGGGTTAGGATGTCCTTTGAAACCATCATTACCAAAAATAGAGCCGTCTGTATTATTTGTTAAAGGTAAGGATGGGTTAGAGGACTCTGTTCTGACAATCGGATAA
- the incF gene encoding inclusion membrane protein IncF encodes MIPCVKRDSDVVENRLGRYELGRVVRAVVRVAKLITTLAALALNGSLFVLSLVAICAGATPIGPLGCLAAVTLASFFCAAYILFMIIKDPEWLSSIRLDFSKAKTFLITKSDIE; translated from the coding sequence ATGATACCGTGTGTGAAAAGAGATAGTGATGTGGTTGAAAATCGTCTCGGAAGATACGAATTGGGTCGTGTGGTGAGAGCAGTTGTTCGTGTTGCTAAACTTATAACTACTCTTGCTGCACTGGCTTTAAATGGGTCTTTATTCGTGTTATCATTGGTCGCTATATGTGCTGGTGCCACCCCTATAGGGCCTTTAGGCTGTTTAGCAGCGGTAACATTAGCAAGCTTCTTTTGTGCTGCGTATATTCTATTTATGATTATTAAAGACCCCGAGTGGTTGTCTTCTATTCGCTTAGATTTTTCTAAAGCGAAGACCTTTTTGATAACAAAAAGTGATATTGAATAA
- the rpe gene encoding ribulose-phosphate 3-epimerase — protein sequence MKKQGVLIAPSIMGADLTCLGSEARNIQESGADLIHIDVMDGHFVPNITFGPGVVAAINRSTDLFLEVHAMIYTPFEFVEAFVKAGADRIVVHFEAAENLKEIISYIKKCGVQVGIAFSPETSIEFVTTFIPLCDVILLMSVHPGFCGQKFILDTIEKIRFVKKAIQASGREGSCLIEVDGGIDVESARMCREAGADILVAASYFFGKDSINIKEKVLLLRGEEHGVK from the coding sequence ATGAAAAAACAAGGAGTATTGATAGCTCCCTCCATCATGGGAGCTGATTTGACTTGTTTAGGGAGTGAAGCACGGAATATACAAGAATCTGGAGCTGATCTTATTCATATCGACGTCATGGACGGGCATTTTGTTCCTAACATTACTTTTGGTCCGGGGGTTGTTGCAGCGATTAATCGGTCGACGGACCTGTTCCTTGAAGTTCATGCTATGATTTACACTCCTTTTGAGTTTGTCGAGGCATTTGTCAAAGCAGGAGCGGACCGTATTGTTGTGCATTTCGAGGCTGCAGAAAATCTTAAAGAAATTATCAGCTATATTAAAAAGTGCGGAGTACAAGTAGGAATAGCCTTCTCTCCAGAGACTTCCATAGAATTTGTTACGACTTTCATTCCACTTTGTGATGTGATTTTGTTAATGTCTGTACATCCAGGGTTTTGTGGACAGAAGTTCATTCTTGATACGATAGAAAAGATTCGATTTGTGAAAAAGGCAATACAGGCTTCTGGAAGGGAGGGGAGCTGCTTGATTGAGGTTGACGGTGGTATTGATGTCGAGTCTGCTCGTATGTGTAGGGAAGCAGGTGCAGATATTTTAGTTGCAGCTTCCTACTTTTTTGGGAAAGATTCTATAAACATAAAAGAAAAAGTTCTGTTACTTCGAGGGGAAGAACATGGTGTTAAGTAG
- a CDS encoding elongation factor P → MVLSSQLSVGMFISTKDGLYKVVSVSKVSGNKGDTFIKTALQAAGSDVIVERNFKAGQEIKEAQFEPRNLEYLYLEEDNYLFLDLGNYDKIYIPKEIMKENAMFLKAGVTVSAMVHEGVVFSMELPHFLELMVSKTDFPGDSLSLSGGAKKALLETGVEVLVPPFVEIGDVIKVDTRTCEYIQRV, encoded by the coding sequence ATGGTGTTAAGTAGCCAACTTTCAGTAGGGATGTTTATTTCTACAAAAGATGGCCTGTATAAAGTGGTTTCTGTTTCAAAAGTTTCTGGAAATAAGGGAGATACTTTTATCAAGACTGCGCTTCAGGCTGCGGGATCTGACGTAATAGTTGAGAGGAACTTTAAGGCTGGTCAAGAGATTAAAGAAGCTCAATTTGAACCGAGAAACTTAGAGTATTTATATCTCGAAGAAGACAACTATCTGTTCTTAGACTTGGGAAATTACGATAAGATTTATATTCCGAAGGAAATTATGAAAGAAAACGCTATGTTCTTAAAAGCTGGCGTTACAGTCTCCGCTATGGTACACGAGGGGGTTGTTTTTTCCATGGAATTACCTCATTTCTTGGAATTAATGGTTTCCAAGACAGATTTTCCTGGAGACTCTTTATCTTTATCTGGAGGAGCTAAGAAAGCTCTTTTAGAGACGGGTGTAGAGGTTTTGGTTCCACCTTTTGTAGAAATAGGGGATGTTATTAAGGTCGATACGCGTACATGTGAATACATTCAACGTGTCTAA
- the accB gene encoding acetyl-CoA carboxylase biotin carboxyl carrier protein encodes MDLKQIEKLMIAMGRNNMKRIAIKREGLELELERESGTGIQDPVFYDNRLFAGFSQERSIPADQNLNNPIVKEGVEKKESDAAEGDFITSPLVGTFYGAPSPEAPAFVKPGDTVSEDTIVCIVEAMKVMNEVKAGMAGRVEEVLITNGDPVQFGSKLFRIVKA; translated from the coding sequence ATGGATTTAAAGCAGATAGAAAAACTCATGATTGCTATGGGACGTAACAACATGAAACGCATTGCAATCAAACGTGAAGGGTTAGAGCTAGAATTAGAAAGAGAGTCGGGGACAGGCATCCAGGATCCCGTTTTTTACGATAACAGGTTGTTTGCAGGATTTTCTCAAGAGCGGTCCATCCCTGCGGATCAAAATCTCAACAACCCCATTGTTAAAGAAGGTGTTGAGAAAAAAGAAAGTGATGCTGCTGAAGGGGATTTTATAACCTCTCCGTTAGTAGGTACTTTTTATGGAGCTCCTTCTCCAGAAGCTCCAGCATTTGTTAAGCCCGGAGATACTGTTTCTGAAGATACTATTGTTTGTATTGTAGAAGCTATGAAGGTTATGAACGAAGTAAAAGCGGGGATGGCTGGTCGTGTTGAAGAGGTATTGATTACTAACGGTGATCCAGTTCAGTTTGGTTCCAAGTTATTCCGTATAGTTAAGGCTTAG
- the accC gene encoding acetyl-CoA carboxylase biotin carboxylase subunit, with the protein MKKVLIANRGEIAVRIIRACHDLGLATVAVYSIADQEALHVLLADEAVCIGEAQATKSYLKIANILAACEITGADAVHPGYGFLSENPNFASICESCGLTFIGPSSESIATMGDKVAAKQLAKKIKCPVIPGSEGIVKDEIEGIRIAEKIGFPIVIKAVAGGGGRGIRIVREKDEFYRAFSAARAEAAAGFNNPDVYIEKFIENPRHLEVQVIGDKHGNYVYLGERDCTVQRRRQKLIEETPSPILTPEMRVKVGKIAVDLARSAGYFSVGTIEFLLDKDKRFYFMEMNTRIQVEHTITEEVTGIDLLKAQIGVAKGEKLPWKQKNIEMKGHVIQCRINAEDPSNNFTPSPGRLDYYLPPAGPAVRVDGACYSGYAIPPYYDSMIAKVITKGKNREEAIAIMKRALKEFHIGGVHSTIPFHQFMLDNPKFIQSDYDINYVDQLLSESGTFLKLTEQD; encoded by the coding sequence ATGAAGAAAGTTTTGATTGCAAATAGAGGCGAAATAGCTGTTCGGATTATTCGGGCTTGTCATGATCTGGGTTTGGCTACAGTTGCTGTTTATTCCATAGCTGATCAAGAAGCTCTTCACGTCCTTCTTGCGGACGAGGCGGTTTGTATTGGAGAAGCTCAAGCAACGAAGTCCTATCTAAAAATTGCAAATATATTAGCGGCTTGTGAAATCACTGGAGCTGATGCAGTGCATCCTGGGTATGGTTTTTTGAGTGAAAATCCAAACTTTGCCTCTATTTGTGAAAGTTGTGGACTAACATTCATTGGGCCCAGCTCTGAGTCCATAGCAACCATGGGGGATAAGGTTGCGGCTAAACAGTTAGCTAAAAAAATTAAATGCCCTGTTATTCCAGGATCAGAAGGCATTGTCAAAGATGAAATAGAGGGGATAAGAATCGCGGAAAAGATTGGATTCCCTATCGTAATTAAGGCTGTCGCTGGAGGTGGTGGACGAGGGATTCGTATTGTTAGGGAAAAAGACGAATTTTATAGAGCTTTTTCTGCGGCAAGAGCTGAAGCAGCAGCGGGATTCAATAACCCTGATGTGTATATTGAAAAATTTATTGAAAATCCAAGGCATTTAGAAGTCCAAGTGATCGGGGATAAGCATGGAAACTATGTGTATCTTGGAGAAAGGGACTGTACTGTACAAAGGCGGCGACAAAAATTAATAGAAGAAACTCCAAGTCCAATTTTAACTCCAGAAATGCGAGTTAAGGTTGGGAAAATCGCAGTTGATTTAGCTCGGAGTGCGGGGTATTTTTCAGTTGGAACTATAGAGTTTTTATTAGACAAAGACAAGCGCTTTTACTTCATGGAAATGAATACACGTATTCAAGTGGAGCATACGATTACGGAAGAAGTGACTGGCATTGATCTTCTGAAGGCACAGATCGGTGTTGCTAAAGGTGAGAAGCTTCCATGGAAGCAGAAGAATATCGAAATGAAAGGGCACGTTATTCAGTGCCGCATTAATGCTGAAGATCCAAGTAATAATTTCACTCCCTCTCCCGGTCGTTTGGATTATTATCTTCCTCCTGCTGGCCCAGCAGTTCGAGTAGATGGGGCTTGTTATAGCGGTTACGCAATTCCTCCTTACTATGATTCGATGATTGCTAAGGTAATTACGAAAGGGAAGAATCGAGAAGAGGCTATAGCCATCATGAAAAGGGCTTTGAAAGAATTTCATATAGGCGGTGTTCATTCGACTATTCCTTTTCATCAGTTTATGTTAGACAATCCCAAATTTATTCAATCTGATTACGATATCAATTATGTGGATCAATTGTTGTCAGAGAGTGGCACTTTCTTGAAACTGACAGAGCAAGATTAG
- the rplM gene encoding 50S ribosomal protein L13: MEKRKDTKTTLAKASDEQNKAWYVINAEGKTLGRLSSEVAKILKGKHKVTFTPHVAMGDGVIVINAEKVRLTGAKRAQKVYHYYTGFISGMREVPFENMIARKPAYVIEHAVKGMLPKTKLGKRQIKSLRVVKGSSYAQYEAIKPIVLDA; encoded by the coding sequence ATGGAAAAAAGAAAAGATACGAAAACGACCCTAGCGAAGGCTTCGGACGAGCAAAACAAAGCCTGGTATGTGATTAATGCTGAAGGGAAGACCTTGGGGAGATTATCTTCAGAAGTCGCAAAAATCCTGAAAGGTAAGCATAAGGTGACTTTTACTCCTCATGTGGCGATGGGAGATGGTGTCATCGTAATCAATGCTGAAAAAGTACGTTTAACTGGAGCGAAAAGAGCTCAAAAGGTGTATCACTATTACACAGGCTTTATTTCTGGGATGCGAGAGGTCCCTTTTGAGAATATGATTGCGCGGAAACCTGCGTATGTTATTGAGCATGCTGTTAAAGGAATGTTGCCTAAGACTAAACTCGGAAAACGTCAAATAAAATCTTTGAGAGTTGTGAAAGGTAGTTCTTATGCGCAGTATGAAGCCATTAAACCAATTGTTTTAGACGCGTAA